In Clostridium swellfunianum, a genomic segment contains:
- a CDS encoding response regulator transcription factor translates to MNSNILVVDDEKEIRNLLEINLRNEGYNVFKASCGEEALVILDREEIHLIVLDIMMPGIDGLEVCRRVREKYNIPILMLSAKAEDMDKIQGIMTGADDYVCKPFNQLELIVRVKALLRRAYFLNTKMQISEDLIRIESMVIDKSKHQVAIDDKEIDLTAREFEILYLLATNRGRVFSAEEIFIKVWRERYYQSNNTVMVHMSRLRDKIEHNMNGSKIIHTIWGVGYKIEK, encoded by the coding sequence ATGAACAGCAATATTCTTGTAGTAGATGATGAAAAAGAGATAAGAAACTTGTTAGAAATAAATCTTAGAAATGAAGGATACAATGTTTTTAAGGCAAGCTGTGGAGAAGAAGCTTTAGTTATATTAGATAGAGAAGAAATACACTTAATAGTTCTAGATATTATGATGCCAGGTATTGATGGGCTGGAGGTATGCAGAAGAGTAAGGGAAAAGTACAACATACCTATACTTATGCTAAGTGCAAAAGCGGAGGATATGGATAAAATTCAAGGTATTATGACTGGTGCAGATGACTATGTATGCAAGCCCTTTAATCAATTGGAACTGATAGTTAGAGTAAAGGCATTGCTTAGAAGGGCATATTTTTTAAACACTAAAATGCAAATTTCAGAGGACTTGATAAGAATTGAGTCAATGGTTATAGATAAGAGCAAACACCAGGTAGCAATTGATGATAAAGAAATAGATTTAACAGCTAGAGAGTTTGAGATTTTATATCTATTAGCTACAAATAGGGGAAGAGTTTTTAGTGCAGAAGAAATTTTTATAAAAGTATGGAGAGAAAGATATTATCAGTCTAATAACACTGTTATGGTTCATATGAGCAGGCTCAGAGATAAGATAGAACACAATATGAATGGAAGTAAGATAATTCATACTATATGGGGAGTTGGGTATAAAATTGAAAAATAA
- a CDS encoding M15 family metallopeptidase, protein MKNWFKKILIFIMIAYGTLYIIGCTVTELKDKNNNGNEIDLNEKDRPVNQNNVNLDSMNTNSINKRAKLVLVNSEHGLSEVYKPEKLTIPNIPFAAGVDQEEKHVAGVIVSPLEKLVNAAKKEGVVLLGNSGYRSYKSQKETYNNRVKAEGKKLADAYVAKPGFSEHQTGLCMDITNKSGYFAKGTKEAEWLAENCHRFGFIIRYPYGKKSVTGIEYEPWHIRYVGDEAAKYIYDNEITLEEYLDK, encoded by the coding sequence ATGAAAAATTGGTTTAAAAAGATTTTAATTTTTATTATGATAGCTTATGGAACATTGTATATAATTGGGTGTACTGTTACAGAATTAAAAGATAAAAATAATAACGGTAACGAAATTGATTTAAATGAAAAAGATAGGCCAGTAAATCAAAATAACGTTAATTTAGACAGTATGAATACAAATAGTATTAATAAGAGGGCAAAATTGGTATTAGTAAACAGCGAACATGGTTTAAGTGAAGTTTATAAACCAGAAAAATTAACTATACCCAATATACCATTTGCTGCTGGAGTGGACCAGGAAGAAAAACATGTAGCAGGAGTTATTGTAAGTCCTTTGGAAAAGCTAGTTAATGCAGCCAAAAAGGAAGGGGTAGTATTGCTTGGAAATTCCGGCTATAGGTCGTATAAATCACAAAAGGAGACCTATAACAATAGGGTCAAAGCAGAAGGAAAGAAGCTTGCAGATGCCTATGTGGCTAAGCCGGGATTTAGTGAGCATCAAACCGGATTATGCATGGACATTACGAACAAAAGCGGATACTTTGCAAAGGGAACAAAAGAAGCAGAGTGGCTAGCTGAAAATTGCCATAGATTTGGTTTTATTATAAGATATCCTTATGGAAAGAAAAGTGTAACAGGAATCGAATATGAACCTTGGCATATTAGATATGTTGGAGATGAAGCTGCCAAGTATATTTATGACAACGAAATTACGTTAGAGGAATACTTGGATAAATAA
- a CDS encoding radical SAM protein — protein sequence MKKQFQNWAWSQGMKFTTKVHDLTYFFWETTLSCNLKCRHCGSDCDKDKFIEELPKEKVLQVFKNIAENYEPKDIMVAVTGGEPLVRKDLFEILSEVSSMGFPWGMVTNGMLVDEAAVEKCAESGMKTVSVSLDGLREAHNHLRNSELSYDRAVNALRLFLKSGKFDIVEAITCVNSDNINQLEDMYKLLKDIGVQGWRLFTIFPKGRAEVNSELLLNKDLVIRLFNFIKDKRNSNPGMHISYSEEGYLGCNWEREVRDDFFFCGAGINIGSLLADGSYSACPSLPREWIQGHVDEISFSEAWETRYKNMRDRKWMRTKGCESCKQWSNCNGSSLHLWDFKEGKTKVCHYNMLNA from the coding sequence ATGAAGAAGCAGTTTCAAAATTGGGCATGGAGCCAGGGAATGAAGTTTACAACAAAGGTTCATGACTTAACGTATTTCTTTTGGGAGACAACTTTAAGTTGCAATCTTAAATGCAGGCATTGTGGTTCTGACTGTGACAAGGACAAGTTTATAGAAGAATTGCCTAAGGAAAAAGTGCTTCAGGTTTTTAAAAATATAGCTGAAAACTATGAGCCTAAGGATATAATGGTAGCTGTTACAGGTGGAGAGCCTCTTGTTAGAAAGGATTTGTTTGAGATTCTTTCTGAGGTGAGCAGCATGGGATTTCCATGGGGTATGGTCACTAATGGAATGCTTGTAGACGAAGCTGCTGTTGAAAAATGTGCCGAGTCAGGAATGAAGACAGTGTCTGTAAGCTTGGACGGTCTTAGGGAAGCACATAATCATTTGAGAAACAGCGAGCTTTCCTATGATAGAGCGGTTAATGCATTAAGATTATTTTTAAAGTCTGGAAAGTTTGATATAGTTGAGGCTATTACCTGCGTAAATTCTGATAATATAAATCAGCTTGAAGATATGTATAAGCTTCTTAAAGATATAGGAGTACAGGGCTGGAGACTATTTACTATTTTCCCTAAGGGACGAGCCGAAGTTAATTCGGAGCTGCTGCTGAATAAAGATTTGGTAATTAGGCTTTTTAACTTTATAAAAGATAAAAGAAACAGTAATCCTGGCATGCATATCAGCTACTCTGAAGAAGGCTACTTGGGCTGCAATTGGGAGAGAGAAGTTAGAGATGATTTCTTCTTTTGTGGAGCAGGAATTAATATAGGAAGCCTTTTAGCTGATGGTTCCTACAGTGCATGTCCATCGTTGCCTAGAGAGTGGATTCAAGGACACGTAGATGAGATAAGCTTTTCTGAAGCCTGGGAAACAAGGTATAAGAATATGAGAGATAGAAAATGGATGAGAACTAAAGGCTGCGAATCTTGCAAGCAGTGGAGCAATTGTAATGGTTCAAGCCTTCATCTTTGGGATTTTAAAGAAGGAAAGACAAAAGTATGTCACTATAATATGCTTAATGCTTAA
- a CDS encoding PstS family phosphate ABC transporter substrate-binding protein — protein MKILSNILLCLFFGGVLFVVGGFCALFVVFSSGKVLYGYVVMAAFVGLFIYTIMMLYGFINKKRLNYGLGIFMLICILTASGYKISEVVEKNIPTVNDEIVDLNNYKPFKDDTKAVSLSEASTLKLKDNLPRLDGATALYPLYSAFARAVYPEGDYEVYDGKVMCSTTDSAYRNLIEGNADIIFAARPSNEQLEAAKAKGIELKLTPIGREAFVFFVNSKNKVEGLTKEQVQGIYSGQITNWKEVGGKNEDIRAFQRPRNSGSQTMLEKFMERKKLMTPPSEDIVSMMGGIIKKTSDYKNYKNSIGYSFLYYATEMVKNNQIRLIKIDGVYPSRETIRNGQYPLSAEFYAVTAGSTNPNVQPFINWILGNQGEYLIEKTGYTSMNSGK, from the coding sequence ATGAAGATACTTTCAAATATTCTACTTTGTCTCTTTTTTGGAGGCGTATTATTTGTTGTTGGTGGATTCTGTGCATTATTTGTTGTTTTTTCATCGGGTAAAGTCTTATATGGGTATGTAGTAATGGCTGCTTTTGTAGGACTTTTTATATATACAATAATGATGCTTTATGGTTTTATAAATAAAAAGAGATTAAACTATGGTTTGGGTATCTTTATGCTTATTTGTATATTAACAGCTTCGGGCTATAAGATAAGTGAAGTAGTAGAAAAAAATATTCCTACTGTAAATGATGAGATTGTTGATTTAAATAACTACAAGCCATTTAAAGATGATACAAAAGCAGTGTCTCTTTCAGAGGCTTCAACTCTAAAGCTAAAAGATAACTTGCCAAGACTTGACGGTGCAACAGCTTTGTACCCTTTATATTCTGCTTTTGCAAGAGCTGTCTATCCTGAGGGGGATTATGAGGTATATGACGGTAAAGTTATGTGCTCAACTACTGACAGTGCTTATAGAAATCTTATTGAAGGAAATGCAGATATTATATTTGCAGCACGTCCATCAAACGAGCAGCTGGAGGCTGCAAAGGCCAAAGGTATAGAGCTTAAATTAACTCCTATAGGAAGAGAAGCCTTTGTATTTTTTGTTAACTCTAAAAATAAGGTAGAGGGACTTACTAAGGAACAAGTTCAAGGTATATATTCAGGACAGATTACTAATTGGAAAGAAGTTGGCGGAAAAAACGAGGATATACGAGCCTTCCAAAGACCTAGAAACAGTGGAAGCCAGACTATGCTTGAAAAATTCATGGAGAGAAAAAAATTAATGACACCTCCAAGTGAAGATATTGTTTCAATGATGGGAGGAATAATTAAAAAAACTTCAGATTATAAGAATTATAAAAATTCAATAGGCTACTCTTTCCTTTATTATGCCACAGAAATGGTTAAAAACAATCAGATACGTTTAATAAAAATAGATGGAGTTTATCCAAGCAGGGAGACAATTAGAAATGGACAATATCCTCTTTCAGCTGAGTTTTATGCTGTTACAGCAGGAAGCACTAATCCTAATGTGCAGCCTTTTATTAACTGGATATTAGGAAATCAAGGGGAATATTTAATAGAGAAGACAGGATATACGTCAATGAATTCGGGGAAATAG
- a CDS encoding NUDIX hydrolase gives MEIWDILDGEGKKTGKTIIRGQELKDGDYHLVVHIWILNDKGEFLIQRRAEHLRLLPGLWAATGGSAVAGEDGKTAAIREVKEELGIDVDTENMIKLKTMKRRNNFAEIWLVKQNISLRDVHLQAEEVSGAKWVTKEELENMIKSGGFHNYGEDYFKDILALMK, from the coding sequence ATGGAGATTTGGGATATATTAGATGGAGAAGGTAAGAAAACAGGAAAAACTATTATAAGAGGACAAGAGCTTAAGGATGGGGATTATCACCTCGTTGTTCACATATGGATACTAAATGATAAAGGTGAGTTTTTAATACAAAGAAGAGCAGAACATTTAAGGCTTCTTCCGGGGCTTTGGGCGGCAACTGGAGGCTCTGCAGTAGCAGGTGAAGATGGAAAGACTGCAGCAATTAGGGAAGTTAAAGAAGAACTTGGAATAGATGTTGATACAGAAAACATGATAAAGCTTAAGACTATGAAAAGAAGAAACAACTTTGCTGAGATTTGGCTTGTAAAGCAAAATATTTCACTAAGGGATGTACATCTACAGGCTGAAGAGGTAAGCGGTGCAAAATGGGTTACAAAAGAAGAGCTTGAGAATATGATAAAATCTGGAGGCTTTCACAACTATGGGGAGGACTACTTTAAAGATATATTGGCACTTATGAAATAG
- a CDS encoding class I SAM-dependent methyltransferase — MVKSKEWNWAEVKENIWNEPSEDVYYYVSRWKKQGFKKFLDLGCGLGRHSVLFAENGFDTYSLDLSDFGLNALNTKAEQLGLEVKTVLGDINNLPYEDNMFDCLLSYHVISHTDTQGIKVIIGEINRVLKNGGEFFITLCSKNSPSYTKKNYPKLDENTIVKTEEPEAGVPHFYSDLNGVKDLLGNFEVIRIRHIEDIYEDTSGWHYFIHGRKR, encoded by the coding sequence ATGGTTAAATCAAAGGAATGGAATTGGGCTGAGGTAAAGGAAAATATATGGAATGAACCTTCAGAGGATGTTTATTACTATGTGAGTAGATGGAAAAAACAAGGCTTTAAAAAATTTTTAGATTTAGGCTGTGGACTTGGAAGACATTCAGTTTTATTTGCTGAAAACGGATTTGATACATACAGCTTGGATTTGTCGGATTTTGGTTTAAATGCTTTAAACACAAAAGCTGAACAACTAGGTTTGGAAGTAAAGACTGTGCTTGGTGATATAAATAATCTTCCTTATGAAGATAACATGTTTGATTGTCTATTGTCTTATCACGTTATATCACACACGGACACTCAAGGGATTAAGGTTATTATAGGTGAGATAAATAGAGTGTTAAAAAACGGGGGAGAATTTTTTATAACCTTGTGTTCAAAAAATAGCCCATCCTATACAAAAAAGAACTATCCTAAACTCGACGAGAATACAATAGTAAAAACAGAAGAACCTGAAGCAGGAGTACCCCATTTTTATTCAGATTTAAATGGAGTTAAGGATTTGCTTGGCAATTTTGAAGTTATTAGGATTCGACATATAGAGGATATATATGAAGATACTAGCGGATGGCACTATTTTATTCATGGACGAAAAAGATAA
- a CDS encoding leucine-rich repeat domain-containing protein: protein MKKKCLSILTAIAISYLYVIESPVIVFAEETKYTYNVQQLANFKDKNLEKVIREKLNKPIGPLYIKDLQSITELEADNKNISSLEGIQQLSKLNTLEINFNNITDLRPLAALSSLRNLSISYNKISNLMPLTSLKNLTVLNLQKNNISNIIPLRVLSNLTNLDLSFNAISNIAPLGGLTKLAVLELYGNNITNISPLAGLTNLTSLTLGMNGISNIAPLRGLTKLQILELGHNKIVNLSPLSSLKALRDLYLYENNISNIYPLQTLTNLRHLFLESNKISDIKGTGELTNLETLYLDNNRIVDISALGSLKNLIGLRLSRNKIENVISLSNLTKLQILDLSNNNIKDISPLSKIKPKYMDVSNNPIVKR, encoded by the coding sequence ATGAAGAAAAAGTGTTTATCTATTCTAACTGCTATAGCTATAAGTTATCTATATGTAATTGAAAGCCCTGTTATTGTATTTGCTGAAGAGACTAAATACACATATAATGTACAACAACTGGCTAATTTCAAGGATAAAAATTTAGAAAAGGTTATTAGAGAAAAGCTTAATAAGCCTATTGGACCATTATATATAAAGGATTTGCAAAGCATAACAGAGCTTGAAGCAGATAATAAAAATATCTCTAGCCTTGAAGGAATACAGCAGCTTTCAAAGCTTAATACCTTGGAGATAAACTTTAATAATATTACTGATTTAAGACCCTTAGCTGCTCTTAGCAGCCTAAGAAATCTTAGCATAAGCTACAATAAAATCTCAAACCTTATGCCTTTAACTTCTTTAAAAAATTTGACGGTTTTAAATCTACAAAAAAACAATATATCAAATATTATTCCATTAAGGGTATTAAGTAACTTAACAAATTTAGATTTAAGCTTTAACGCAATTTCTAATATTGCACCTTTAGGAGGGTTAACAAAATTAGCAGTGTTAGAATTGTATGGCAATAATATTACAAATATAAGTCCATTGGCAGGTTTAACTAATTTAACTTCTTTGACACTAGGAATGAACGGAATATCAAATATTGCACCGCTAAGAGGACTTACCAAGTTGCAAATACTTGAGCTTGGTCATAATAAGATAGTAAATCTTAGTCCGCTAAGCAGCTTAAAGGCTTTAAGGGATTTATATTTATATGAAAACAATATAAGCAATATATATCCTTTACAGACACTAACAAACCTTAGACATCTGTTTTTAGAAAGCAATAAAATATCTGATATTAAGGGTACAGGAGAGCTTACTAACCTGGAAACCTTGTATTTGGATAATAATAGAATAGTTGATATAAGTGCTTTAGGAAGTTTAAAAAATTTAATTGGTTTAAGATTATCTCGCAATAAAATAGAAAATGTTATAAGCCTTAGTAATTTGACAAAGCTTCAAATTCTAGACCTTAGCAATAATAACATTAAAGACATAAGCCCGTTATCAAAAATAAAGCCTAAATATATGGATGTTTCAAATAATCCTATAGTAAAGAGATAA
- the tyrS gene encoding tyrosine--tRNA ligase: MVSVQEQIKIITKGAAEVINVEDLENKLKKAQQENRPLIVKLGLDPSAPDIHVGHAVVLRKMKQIQDLGHKIVIIIGDFTGMIGDPTGKSKTRKQLTNEEVLENAKTYERQIFKILDKEKTELRFNSEWLSKLNFKEVIELAGKYTVARMLEREDFKNRFNNQLSIGIHEFFYPLMQGFDSVEINADIELGGTDQRFNVLMGRTLQKDYGKEPQVALFMPLLEGTDGVEKMSKSLGNYIGINESARDIYVKSMQVPDNLIIKYFELATDIHPDEIDKIKEQLNKGANPRDIKMNLAKEITRLYHGDSKAQEAEEYFKTLFQNNEIPEDIPVFQVSGDESLIEIMLNSKLVPSKSEGKRLIMQGGVKINGEKANEADRTDFKNDDVIQVGKRKFIKLAL; encoded by the coding sequence ATGGTAAGTGTTCAAGAACAAATTAAAATCATAACAAAAGGAGCAGCAGAGGTTATAAATGTTGAAGATTTGGAGAATAAACTTAAAAAGGCTCAGCAGGAAAACAGACCGCTGATAGTAAAGCTTGGGCTTGATCCATCAGCGCCTGATATTCACGTAGGTCACGCTGTTGTGCTTAGAAAGATGAAGCAGATTCAGGATTTAGGTCATAAAATTGTAATTATCATTGGAGATTTTACTGGAATGATTGGCGACCCTACTGGAAAATCAAAGACCAGAAAGCAATTAACTAATGAAGAGGTTTTAGAAAACGCTAAGACCTATGAAAGACAGATATTTAAAATTTTAGATAAAGAGAAAACTGAATTAAGATTTAACAGTGAATGGCTATCAAAGCTTAACTTTAAAGAGGTTATTGAGCTTGCAGGTAAATATACTGTGGCAAGAATGCTTGAGAGAGAAGACTTTAAAAATAGATTTAACAATCAATTGAGTATTGGAATCCATGAATTCTTTTACCCTTTAATGCAGGGCTTCGATTCTGTAGAAATTAATGCAGACATTGAGCTTGGTGGAACTGATCAAAGGTTTAATGTGCTTATGGGAAGAACCCTTCAAAAGGATTATGGAAAAGAGCCTCAGGTTGCGCTTTTTATGCCTCTTCTTGAGGGTACTGACGGAGTAGAGAAAATGAGTAAAAGCCTTGGAAATTACATTGGTATTAATGAGAGTGCAAGGGATATTTATGTAAAATCTATGCAGGTGCCCGATAATCTTATAATAAAATACTTTGAGCTTGCAACAGATATCCATCCTGATGAAATTGACAAGATTAAGGAGCAGTTAAATAAAGGAGCAAATCCTAGAGATATAAAAATGAATTTGGCCAAGGAAATTACAAGACTATACCATGGAGATTCCAAAGCTCAGGAAGCTGAGGAATACTTCAAAACTCTTTTCCAAAACAATGAAATTCCTGAAGATATACCAGTATTTCAGGTAAGTGGAGATGAAAGTCTTATAGAAATTATGCTGAATTCTAAGCTTGTGCCCTCTAAAAGCGAAGGGAAAAGGCTGATAATGCAAGGTGGAGTTAAAATTAATGGTGAAAAGGCGAATGAAGCAGATAGAACCGATTTTAAAAACGATGATGTAATTCAAGTTGGAAAAAGAAAATTCATTAAGCTTGCCCTATAG
- the def gene encoding peptide deformylase, with translation MALRQIRLVDDEILRKKSKVVEVVDDKIRQILNDMADTMYNTENGGGLAAPQVGILKRLIVIDMGQGLIKLVNPKIIKQEGTQEVIEGCLSIPNKWGKLIRPAKVTIQALNENGEQITLTGTGDLAKCFCHEIDHLEGILFTDFVTEYIK, from the coding sequence ATGGCATTGAGACAAATAAGATTGGTTGATGACGAAATATTAAGGAAAAAAAGTAAGGTAGTTGAAGTTGTAGACGATAAAATAAGACAAATATTAAATGATATGGCTGATACTATGTATAATACGGAAAATGGAGGTGGATTGGCCGCCCCACAAGTAGGTATATTAAAGAGATTAATTGTAATAGATATGGGACAAGGACTTATAAAATTAGTAAATCCAAAGATAATTAAACAAGAAGGAACACAGGAAGTTATAGAAGGTTGCTTAAGCATTCCAAATAAATGGGGTAAACTGATAAGACCTGCAAAAGTGACAATTCAAGCATTAAATGAGAATGGGGAGCAAATTACATTGACAGGTACAGGAGATTTGGCAAAATGCTTCTGTCACGAAATAGACCATTTAGAGGGCATTCTCTTTACTGATTTTGTTACCGAATATATAAAGTAA
- a CDS encoding helix-turn-helix transcriptional regulator: MKNKIKQFREHLGLTQEQLGELVGVSRQAINAIETEKFEPSIWLAYDIAKVFRSSIEEIFLFEESERKSRAEQSRGVV, encoded by the coding sequence ATGAAAAATAAAATAAAGCAATTTCGTGAACATTTAGGACTAACTCAAGAACAGTTAGGAGAGCTTGTAGGAGTATCAAGACAAGCAATTAACGCTATTGAAACAGAGAAGTTTGAACCTTCTATATGGTTAGCGTATGACATTGCAAAAGTATTTCGCAGCAGCATAGAGGAAATTTTTCTATTTGAAGAAAGTGAAAGAAAATCAAGAGCAGAGCAAAGTAGAGGTGTAGTTTAA
- a CDS encoding response regulator transcription factor, with product MDKKLIYIADDEINIQELIRMFLQKEGFAVESFSDGQELLESFKQRPSNMIILDIMMPKLDGFSLCSEIRKFSNVPIIFVSARDSEADKIAGLMLGSDDYLTKPFSPVELVLRVKSIFKRMDFDKSIKISSEEIKISDITIYPEKRYAECKNRNLELTPMEFNLLLYLSNNKNKGVSREELLNKVWGFESDVDTRATDDMIKRIRKKLSNAGSSLKIETLWGFGFIISSED from the coding sequence ATGGATAAGAAGCTTATTTACATAGCAGATGACGAAATTAATATACAGGAATTAATTAGAATGTTCCTACAAAAGGAAGGCTTTGCTGTAGAAAGCTTTTCCGACGGTCAGGAACTTCTAGAAAGCTTTAAGCAAAGGCCTTCCAATATGATAATTTTAGATATTATGATGCCAAAGCTGGACGGTTTTTCCCTTTGCAGTGAAATACGTAAATTCAGCAATGTTCCAATTATATTTGTTTCCGCAAGAGATTCAGAAGCTGACAAAATAGCTGGACTTATGCTTGGAAGTGATGACTATCTAACAAAGCCCTTCAGTCCTGTAGAGCTTGTGCTCCGTGTAAAAAGCATTTTTAAGAGAATGGATTTTGATAAGTCTATAAAAATTTCTTCTGAAGAAATTAAAATTTCAGATATAACCATTTACCCAGAGAAGAGATATGCTGAATGTAAAAATCGAAATTTAGAGCTCACTCCTATGGAATTTAACCTTCTATTATATCTATCAAACAACAAAAATAAAGGAGTTTCAAGAGAAGAGCTTTTGAACAAAGTGTGGGGCTTTGAAAGTGATGTAGATACTAGAGCTACTGATGATATGATAAAAAGAATTAGAAAAAAGCTTTCAAATGCAGGCTCCAGTCTAAAAATTGAAACCCTCTGGGGCTTTGGCTTTATAATATCAAGCGAGGATTGA
- a CDS encoding HAMP domain-containing sensor histidine kinase, with amino-acid sequence MIKARKTIKKSIFLSQISVVLAVLLTTVIAFNICLSLYIRSQAKKQLVAAAAVLRKFIATDLADLNLESSLKKEDRENLKAVLKINRALKQTQFIMDINYAIIGKNKNLIYNLHSSEDSQTLKEEILPALKQESITSAEAVKNRILYFSASGKSYASMVYPLKLQNNKSIGYLFLYSDLAQSMQLKSTINIILAGILLLAAAMALTMSNALSRKISNPISQLSKFAQNIGNREYAAPEINFSDDETGELGRTMIAMSEKLSAYDNTMKTFLQNSSHELRTPLMSIQGYAEGIKYGVVENKDKAVEIIIDESKRLSSLVEDLLYLSKIDTMQENLNIEAVNAENFLRSCIERIRGIALYENRNIRLHIDNSDSVLNIDEEKFSRSILNILANSLRYAKENIDIFFSIEDSYSVIKILDDGSGLEEEDIPRIFDRFYKGKGGKYGLGLAIAKTIVEKHKGSITAENNPQGGAYFKIIL; translated from the coding sequence GTGATAAAGGCAAGAAAAACTATCAAGAAAAGTATATTTCTTTCACAGATTTCTGTTGTTTTAGCAGTACTTTTAACAACGGTCATAGCCTTTAATATTTGTCTTAGTCTTTATATAAGGTCACAAGCTAAGAAGCAGTTAGTCGCAGCTGCTGCAGTGCTTCGTAAATTTATAGCTACAGATCTTGCTGATTTAAATCTAGAGTCTAGCTTAAAAAAAGAAGATAGAGAGAATTTAAAAGCTGTGCTTAAAATCAATAGAGCACTAAAGCAAACTCAATTTATAATGGATATTAACTATGCAATTATAGGAAAAAATAAAAATCTAATTTATAATCTTCACTCAAGCGAAGATTCTCAAACACTTAAAGAAGAAATACTTCCAGCACTTAAGCAGGAAAGTATAACTTCCGCCGAAGCTGTAAAAAATAGAATATTATATTTTTCAGCTTCAGGCAAAAGCTATGCCTCTATGGTCTATCCCCTAAAGCTTCAAAACAATAAGAGCATAGGTTACCTGTTCCTCTATTCTGATTTAGCCCAAAGTATGCAGCTTAAGTCTACCATTAACATTATATTGGCAGGAATACTTTTGCTGGCAGCAGCAATGGCATTAACTATGTCTAATGCATTGTCTCGGAAAATTTCCAATCCAATTTCACAGCTTAGCAAATTTGCTCAAAACATTGGAAACAGGGAATATGCAGCCCCTGAAATCAACTTTTCAGATGATGAAACTGGTGAACTCGGCAGAACCATGATTGCCATGTCAGAGAAGCTATCTGCTTATGATAATACAATGAAAACCTTCCTTCAAAACTCTTCTCACGAGCTTCGCACACCCTTAATGTCTATTCAAGGCTACGCTGAAGGAATTAAGTATGGTGTGGTGGAAAACAAAGATAAAGCAGTTGAAATAATAATTGATGAAAGCAAAAGGCTTTCAAGCCTGGTAGAAGATTTGCTTTATCTGTCTAAAATAGATACAATGCAGGAAAACCTGAATATAGAAGCAGTTAATGCAGAAAACTTCCTAAGAAGCTGTATTGAAAGGATAAGAGGAATAGCACTTTATGAAAATAGAAATATTAGGCTGCATATAGATAATAGTGACTCTGTTCTTAATATTGACGAAGAAAAATTCTCAAGGTCAATATTAAACATTCTTGCAAACTCATTAAGATATGCTAAGGAAAATATAGATATTTTCTTTTCAATAGAAGATAGTTATTCAGTCATTAAAATATTAGATGATGGCTCTGGTCTTGAAGAAGAGGATATTCCCAGAATATTTGACAGATTCTATAAAGGCAAAGGCGGCAAGTATGGTTTAGGACTTGCAATAGCCAAAACCATAGTAGAAAAGCACAAAGGAAGCATAACTGCAGAAAACAATCCACAGGGTGGAGCTTATTTTAAAATAATTCTGTAA